Proteins encoded together in one Cicer arietinum cultivar CDC Frontier isolate Library 1 chromosome 4, Cicar.CDCFrontier_v2.0, whole genome shotgun sequence window:
- the LOC101493408 gene encoding uncharacterized protein has translation MTQSMSHKSTIDSCVLQLRTWRPFHHLHPQTTSSLDGSHNPTKPSLNKRPCLSDRTTTSFSLDLSKLTLADDDRPINNTANHRLIARKRRRRCSRSVSGRSSDRSATRRCCSVGASAAYGTCSDFPVAMGTDSSGELFGNGDANWSSDVSEAKNSRDGGSGEKEKENVALGFGVNGCSEANGNESGYGSEPGYRGDAEFGYGDEFDEEEDDHRVLFWGNQLGGAAVDSKMEMVGENTLLDQKSHHRLRRRKNDCRMIDALR, from the exons ATGACTCAATCCATGTCTCACAAATCCACCATAGACTCATGCGTCTTACAGCTCCGTACCTGGAGACCCTTTCACCACCTCCATCCCCAAACCACTTCATCCTTAGATGGCTCCCACAACCCAACCAAACCTTCTCTCAACAAACGCCCTTGTCTCTCCGACCGCACCACCACTTCCTTTTCCCTTGACCTCTCCAAACTAACTCTAGCTGACGACGACAGACCTATTAACAACACCGCCAATCACCGCCTCATCGCTCGTAAACGCCGCCGCCGTTGTTCCAGATCTGTCTCCGGACGTAGTAGCGATCGTAGCGCCACGCGGCGATGCTGCTCCGTTGGGGCTTCCGCTGCTTACGGCACTTGTTCTGATTTTCCGGTTGCTATGGGAACTGATTCAAGCGGGGAACTTTTTGGAAACGGTGATGCGAATTGGTCTTCTGATGTTAGTGAAGCGAAGAATTCGAGGGATGGTGGGAGTGGAGAGAAGGAGAAGGAGAATGTGGCTTTAGGGTTTGGTGTGAATGGGTGTTCTGAAGCGAATGGGAATGAATCTGGGTATGGGAGTGAACCGGGTTATCGTGGGGATGCTGAATTTGGGTATGGGGATGAGTTTgatgaggaagaagatgatCACAGGGTGTTATTTTGGGGTAATCAACTTGGAGGAGCAg CTGTAGATTCTAAAATGGAGATGGTTGGGGAGAACACCTTGCTAGATCAAAAATCTCATCATAGATTACGTCGTAGAAAGAATGATTGTAGAATGATTGATGCATTAAGGTGA